One window of Quercus robur chromosome 12, dhQueRobu3.1, whole genome shotgun sequence genomic DNA carries:
- the LOC126709719 gene encoding transcription factor bHLH71-like — translation MALEALSSSELFNFIIYDTISATPYDNHENSFLLENGMTTPQDHQGSPLKNSSSMTRKRHPGSGSSESVEMKQNLGVQGRKKRRRKPRACKNKEEAETQRMTHIAVERNRRKQMNEHLAVLRSLMPESYVQRGDQASIVGGAIEFVKELEHLLQTLEAQKLQILQPAGVGGLNVNEDTTGTASKFMPPPFAQFFAYPQYTWSQIPNKYTSKTKAAIADIEVTLIETHANLRILWRKSPRQLSKLVAGFQTLHLTILHLNVTTMDPLVLYSISAKVEEACQLTSVDDIAAAVHHMLRIIEEEATLCN, via the exons ATGGCTTTAGAAGCTCTTTCTTCCAGTGAGCTTTTCAACTTCATAATCTATGACACTATCTCAGCAACCCCATATGACAACCATGAGAATAGTTTCTTATTAGAGAATGGAATGACTACACCCCAAGATCACCAAGGTAGTCCGTTGAAGAACTCTTCATCGATGACCCGAAAACGACACCCAGGAAGTGGAAGCTCAGAATCTGTGGAGATGAAGCAGAATTTGGGGGTGCAAGGGAGAAAGAAGAGGAGAAGAAAGCCAAGGGCTTGtaagaacaaagaagaagcTGAGACACAAAGGATGACACACATTGCTGTTGAGAGAAACCGCCGCAAACAGATGAATGAGCACCTCGCTGTCCTACGCTCCCTCATGCCTGAATCCTATGTCCAAAGG GGTGACCAGGCCTCTATAGTAGGTGGTGCTATAGAATTTGTGAAGGAACTTGAGCACCTCTTGCAGACCCTTGAAGCTCAAAAACTCCAAATTCTACAACCTGCAGGAGTAGGAGGACTAAATGTAAATGAAGACACCACAGGCACAGCCTCAAAGTTTATGCCACCCCCATTTGCACAATTTTTTGCGTATCCACAGTACACCTGGTCACAGATCCCTAACAAGTATACATCTAAGACTAAGGCTGCTATAGCTGATATCGAGGTCACTTTGATCGAAACCCATGCAAACCTTCGAATTCTGTGGCGAAAAAGCCCTAGACAGCTCTCAAAGCTGGTTGCTGGATTTCAGACTCTTCACCTCACCATCCTTCACCTCAATGTGACCACTATGGACCCACTGGTCCTCTACTCAATCAGTGCCAAG GTTGAAGAAGCATGCCAACTCACTTCAGTAGATGACATAGCAGCAGCAGTACACCACATGCTCAGAATAATTGAGGAGGAAGCTACCTTATGTAATTGA
- the LOC126709042 gene encoding uncharacterized protein At4g17910 isoform X2, which yields MDSLPNSFNPNKRLKEEFVTNLTGSSMLEVSALLTIVSILVILRHSFSSNRLFVDTSLKKNDNEILGSKDWRAYMATMAVDFLVLVLPNILFFTVLADWTYLWAILLIIVLFFIIALKRSDFPSPSFERRVHYTKEFISSYRVSMMILTCLCILAVDFRIFPRKYAKTETYGTSLMDIGVGSFVLVNSLVSRQARNVSSVRWKTALQSTSPLIILGLVRLISTAGVDYQVHVGEYGVHWNFFFTLAATSILTSIINVPPRYSGMLGSLVLVGYQICLMRGLNLYLLSNERGMDIISQNKEGIFSIFGYWGMYLLGVQLGNYLFFGNNSSAFLRSNRWAGIRALILSILFWIITVLLDRHVERVSRRMCNLTYVTMVLALNLQVLAILMLSDYIPGSKTSVLEEAFNRNLLGAFLLANVLTGLVNLSVDTLSAASVTALFVLVVYASTLSTVVGIADFCGIRLKF from the exons ATGGATTCACTTCCAAACTCCTTCAATCCCAACAAGCGCCTTAAAGAAGA ATTCGTGACCAATTTGACTGGGTCTTCCATGCTCGAAGTCTCTGCCCTTTTAACTATAGTCTCT ATTCTCGTTATTCTTCGCCACTCATTTTCCTCCAATCGCCTTTTCG TAGACACGtcattgaagaaaaatgataatgaaatCCTTGGTTCTAAGGATTGGAGGGCTTACATGGCTACAATGGCTGTTGATTTTCTTGTCCTTGTTCTCCCTAACATCTTATTTTTCACT GTTCTTGCTGATTGGACATATTTATGGGCAATTTTGCTGATCATCGTACTGTTTTTTATTATTGCATTGAAAAG ATCTgattttccttctccttctttcgAAAGAAGGGTCCATTATACTAAGGAGTTTATCTCATCATACAGGGTTTCTATG ATGATTTTAACATGCTTGTGTATCTTGGCTGTTGACTTCAGAATATTTCCTAGAAAGTATGCTAAGACTGAGACTTACGGTACTAGTTTG ATGGATATTGGAGTTGGCAGTTTTGTACTGGTAAATTCATTAGTTTCACGACAAGCACGAAATGTCTCATCTGT gaggtGGAAGACTGCACTTCAATCTACTAGTCCACTAATCATTCTAGGACTTGTTCGTCTTATTTCTACGGCAGGTGTGGACTATCAG GTCCATGTTGGAGAATATGGTGTGcactggaatttttttttcacacttgCTGCCACATCGATCCTTACATCCATAATTAATGTTCCCCCACGATATTCGGGAATGCTTGGTTCATTAGTTCTAGTAG GTTACCAAATTTGCTTGATGCGTGGGTTGAATTTATATCTACTTTCTAATGAAAGGGGAATGGATATCATCAGCCAGAACAAGGAGGGAATTTTTAGCATATTTG GATATTGGGGTATGTACCTTCTTGGTGTCCAGTTGGGCAACTATCTATTTTTCGGAAATAATTCATCTGCTTTCTTGAGAAGCAACAGATGGGCAGGGATAAGAGCCTTGATTCTTTCTATTCTGTTCTG GATAATAACTGTTCTTCTTGACAGACATGTTGAAAGAGTTTCCCGTAGAATG TGCAACCTGACATATGTTACCATGGTCTTGGCTTTGAACTTGCAG GTGCTGGCAATACTAATGCTTTCTGATTACATTCCTGGAAGTAAAACTTCAGTACTTGAAGAAGCATTTAACCGTAACTTACTGGGTGCATTTCTTCTG GCTAATGTGCTCACAGGGCTGGTAAACTTGTCTGTGGATACCTTGTCTGCAGCATCTGTCACAGCCCTTTTTGTCTTGGTTGTCTATGCCTCTACTTTATCAACTGTTGTTGGAATTGCGGATTTTTGTGGCATTAGGCTAAAATTTTG A
- the LOC126709042 gene encoding uncharacterized protein At4g17910 isoform X4 codes for MDSLPNSFNPNKRLKEEFVTNLTGSSMLEVSALLTIVSILVILRHSFSSNRLFVDTSLKKNDNEILGSKDWRAYMATMAVDFLVLVLPNILFFTVLADWTYLWAILLIIVLFFIIALKRSDFPSPSFERRVHYTKEFISSYRVSMMILTCLCILAVDFRIFPRKYAKTETYGTSLMDIGVGSFVLVNSLVSRQARNVSSVRWKTALQSTSPLIILGLVRLISTAGVDYQVHVGEYGVHWNFFFTLAATSILTSIINVPPRYSGMLGSLVLVGYWGMYLLGVQLGNYLFFGNNSSAFLRSNRWAGIRALILSILFWIITVLLDRHVERVSRRMCNLTYVTMVLALNLQVLAILMLSDYIPGSKTSVLEEAFNRNLLGAFLLANVLTGLVNLSVDTLSAASVTALFVLVVYASTLSTVVGIADFCGIRLKFW; via the exons ATGGATTCACTTCCAAACTCCTTCAATCCCAACAAGCGCCTTAAAGAAGA ATTCGTGACCAATTTGACTGGGTCTTCCATGCTCGAAGTCTCTGCCCTTTTAACTATAGTCTCT ATTCTCGTTATTCTTCGCCACTCATTTTCCTCCAATCGCCTTTTCG TAGACACGtcattgaagaaaaatgataatgaaatCCTTGGTTCTAAGGATTGGAGGGCTTACATGGCTACAATGGCTGTTGATTTTCTTGTCCTTGTTCTCCCTAACATCTTATTTTTCACT GTTCTTGCTGATTGGACATATTTATGGGCAATTTTGCTGATCATCGTACTGTTTTTTATTATTGCATTGAAAAG ATCTgattttccttctccttctttcgAAAGAAGGGTCCATTATACTAAGGAGTTTATCTCATCATACAGGGTTTCTATG ATGATTTTAACATGCTTGTGTATCTTGGCTGTTGACTTCAGAATATTTCCTAGAAAGTATGCTAAGACTGAGACTTACGGTACTAGTTTG ATGGATATTGGAGTTGGCAGTTTTGTACTGGTAAATTCATTAGTTTCACGACAAGCACGAAATGTCTCATCTGT gaggtGGAAGACTGCACTTCAATCTACTAGTCCACTAATCATTCTAGGACTTGTTCGTCTTATTTCTACGGCAGGTGTGGACTATCAG GTCCATGTTGGAGAATATGGTGTGcactggaatttttttttcacacttgCTGCCACATCGATCCTTACATCCATAATTAATGTTCCCCCACGATATTCGGGAATGCTTGGTTCATTAGTTCTAGTAG GATATTGGGGTATGTACCTTCTTGGTGTCCAGTTGGGCAACTATCTATTTTTCGGAAATAATTCATCTGCTTTCTTGAGAAGCAACAGATGGGCAGGGATAAGAGCCTTGATTCTTTCTATTCTGTTCTG GATAATAACTGTTCTTCTTGACAGACATGTTGAAAGAGTTTCCCGTAGAATG TGCAACCTGACATATGTTACCATGGTCTTGGCTTTGAACTTGCAG GTGCTGGCAATACTAATGCTTTCTGATTACATTCCTGGAAGTAAAACTTCAGTACTTGAAGAAGCATTTAACCGTAACTTACTGGGTGCATTTCTTCTG GCTAATGTGCTCACAGGGCTGGTAAACTTGTCTGTGGATACCTTGTCTGCAGCATCTGTCACAGCCCTTTTTGTCTTGGTTGTCTATGCCTCTACTTTATCAACTGTTGTTGGAATTGCGGATTTTTGTGGCATTAGGCTAAAATTTTGGTAG
- the LOC126709042 gene encoding uncharacterized protein At4g17910 isoform X3, which yields MDSLPNSFNPNKRLKEEFVTNLTGSSMLEVSALLTIVSILVILRHSFSSNRLFDTSLKKNDNEILGSKDWRAYMATMAVDFLVLVLPNILFFTVLADWTYLWAILLIIVLFFIIALKRSDFPSPSFERRVHYTKEFISSYRVSMMILTCLCILAVDFRIFPRKYAKTETYGTSLMDIGVGSFVLVNSLVSRQARNVSSVRWKTALQSTSPLIILGLVRLISTAGVDYQVHVGEYGVHWNFFFTLAATSILTSIINVPPRYSGMLGSLVLVGYQICLMRGLNLYLLSNERGMDIISQNKEGIFSIFGYWGMYLLGVQLGNYLFFGNNSSAFLRSNRWAGIRALILSILFWIITVLLDRHVERVSRRMCNLTYVTMVLALNLQVLAILMLSDYIPGSKTSVLEEAFNRNLLGAFLLANVLTGLVNLSVDTLSAASVTALFVLVVYASTLSTVVGIADFCGIRLKFW from the exons ATGGATTCACTTCCAAACTCCTTCAATCCCAACAAGCGCCTTAAAGAAGA ATTCGTGACCAATTTGACTGGGTCTTCCATGCTCGAAGTCTCTGCCCTTTTAACTATAGTCTCT ATTCTCGTTATTCTTCGCCACTCATTTTCCTCCAATCGCCTTTTCG ACACGtcattgaagaaaaatgataatgaaatCCTTGGTTCTAAGGATTGGAGGGCTTACATGGCTACAATGGCTGTTGATTTTCTTGTCCTTGTTCTCCCTAACATCTTATTTTTCACT GTTCTTGCTGATTGGACATATTTATGGGCAATTTTGCTGATCATCGTACTGTTTTTTATTATTGCATTGAAAAG ATCTgattttccttctccttctttcgAAAGAAGGGTCCATTATACTAAGGAGTTTATCTCATCATACAGGGTTTCTATG ATGATTTTAACATGCTTGTGTATCTTGGCTGTTGACTTCAGAATATTTCCTAGAAAGTATGCTAAGACTGAGACTTACGGTACTAGTTTG ATGGATATTGGAGTTGGCAGTTTTGTACTGGTAAATTCATTAGTTTCACGACAAGCACGAAATGTCTCATCTGT gaggtGGAAGACTGCACTTCAATCTACTAGTCCACTAATCATTCTAGGACTTGTTCGTCTTATTTCTACGGCAGGTGTGGACTATCAG GTCCATGTTGGAGAATATGGTGTGcactggaatttttttttcacacttgCTGCCACATCGATCCTTACATCCATAATTAATGTTCCCCCACGATATTCGGGAATGCTTGGTTCATTAGTTCTAGTAG GTTACCAAATTTGCTTGATGCGTGGGTTGAATTTATATCTACTTTCTAATGAAAGGGGAATGGATATCATCAGCCAGAACAAGGAGGGAATTTTTAGCATATTTG GATATTGGGGTATGTACCTTCTTGGTGTCCAGTTGGGCAACTATCTATTTTTCGGAAATAATTCATCTGCTTTCTTGAGAAGCAACAGATGGGCAGGGATAAGAGCCTTGATTCTTTCTATTCTGTTCTG GATAATAACTGTTCTTCTTGACAGACATGTTGAAAGAGTTTCCCGTAGAATG TGCAACCTGACATATGTTACCATGGTCTTGGCTTTGAACTTGCAG GTGCTGGCAATACTAATGCTTTCTGATTACATTCCTGGAAGTAAAACTTCAGTACTTGAAGAAGCATTTAACCGTAACTTACTGGGTGCATTTCTTCTG GCTAATGTGCTCACAGGGCTGGTAAACTTGTCTGTGGATACCTTGTCTGCAGCATCTGTCACAGCCCTTTTTGTCTTGGTTGTCTATGCCTCTACTTTATCAACTGTTGTTGGAATTGCGGATTTTTGTGGCATTAGGCTAAAATTTTGGTAG
- the LOC126709042 gene encoding uncharacterized protein At4g17910 isoform X1, with protein sequence MDSLPNSFNPNKRLKEEFVTNLTGSSMLEVSALLTIVSILVILRHSFSSNRLFVDTSLKKNDNEILGSKDWRAYMATMAVDFLVLVLPNILFFTVLADWTYLWAILLIIVLFFIIALKRSDFPSPSFERRVHYTKEFISSYRVSMMILTCLCILAVDFRIFPRKYAKTETYGTSLMDIGVGSFVLVNSLVSRQARNVSSVRWKTALQSTSPLIILGLVRLISTAGVDYQVHVGEYGVHWNFFFTLAATSILTSIINVPPRYSGMLGSLVLVGYQICLMRGLNLYLLSNERGMDIISQNKEGIFSIFGYWGMYLLGVQLGNYLFFGNNSSAFLRSNRWAGIRALILSILFWIITVLLDRHVERVSRRMCNLTYVTMVLALNLQVLAILMLSDYIPGSKTSVLEEAFNRNLLGAFLLANVLTGLVNLSVDTLSAASVTALFVLVVYASTLSTVVGIADFCGIRLKFW encoded by the exons ATGGATTCACTTCCAAACTCCTTCAATCCCAACAAGCGCCTTAAAGAAGA ATTCGTGACCAATTTGACTGGGTCTTCCATGCTCGAAGTCTCTGCCCTTTTAACTATAGTCTCT ATTCTCGTTATTCTTCGCCACTCATTTTCCTCCAATCGCCTTTTCG TAGACACGtcattgaagaaaaatgataatgaaatCCTTGGTTCTAAGGATTGGAGGGCTTACATGGCTACAATGGCTGTTGATTTTCTTGTCCTTGTTCTCCCTAACATCTTATTTTTCACT GTTCTTGCTGATTGGACATATTTATGGGCAATTTTGCTGATCATCGTACTGTTTTTTATTATTGCATTGAAAAG ATCTgattttccttctccttctttcgAAAGAAGGGTCCATTATACTAAGGAGTTTATCTCATCATACAGGGTTTCTATG ATGATTTTAACATGCTTGTGTATCTTGGCTGTTGACTTCAGAATATTTCCTAGAAAGTATGCTAAGACTGAGACTTACGGTACTAGTTTG ATGGATATTGGAGTTGGCAGTTTTGTACTGGTAAATTCATTAGTTTCACGACAAGCACGAAATGTCTCATCTGT gaggtGGAAGACTGCACTTCAATCTACTAGTCCACTAATCATTCTAGGACTTGTTCGTCTTATTTCTACGGCAGGTGTGGACTATCAG GTCCATGTTGGAGAATATGGTGTGcactggaatttttttttcacacttgCTGCCACATCGATCCTTACATCCATAATTAATGTTCCCCCACGATATTCGGGAATGCTTGGTTCATTAGTTCTAGTAG GTTACCAAATTTGCTTGATGCGTGGGTTGAATTTATATCTACTTTCTAATGAAAGGGGAATGGATATCATCAGCCAGAACAAGGAGGGAATTTTTAGCATATTTG GATATTGGGGTATGTACCTTCTTGGTGTCCAGTTGGGCAACTATCTATTTTTCGGAAATAATTCATCTGCTTTCTTGAGAAGCAACAGATGGGCAGGGATAAGAGCCTTGATTCTTTCTATTCTGTTCTG GATAATAACTGTTCTTCTTGACAGACATGTTGAAAGAGTTTCCCGTAGAATG TGCAACCTGACATATGTTACCATGGTCTTGGCTTTGAACTTGCAG GTGCTGGCAATACTAATGCTTTCTGATTACATTCCTGGAAGTAAAACTTCAGTACTTGAAGAAGCATTTAACCGTAACTTACTGGGTGCATTTCTTCTG GCTAATGTGCTCACAGGGCTGGTAAACTTGTCTGTGGATACCTTGTCTGCAGCATCTGTCACAGCCCTTTTTGTCTTGGTTGTCTATGCCTCTACTTTATCAACTGTTGTTGGAATTGCGGATTTTTGTGGCATTAGGCTAAAATTTTGGTAG